One segment of Spirosoma agri DNA contains the following:
- a CDS encoding response regulator transcription factor — protein sequence MMESTHILLVEDEPFLAKVIKDSLEQRSYQVSLVGDGRNAFRLFGQELFSLCIVDVMLPQLDGFTLVKQIRTLNSQVPVLFLTARVADKDVIEGYSSGGNDYLKKPFSLDELFLRVNELLRRNINPVPAAETTLPIGQYQFVPHTQMLLFPNQKNIRLSHRETQLLQLLYGHRNQVLARKQVLLMLWGDDTIYNARTMDVFITKLRKHLRADRSVEIVNLRGVGYKLIC from the coding sequence ATGATGGAGTCAACCCACATTCTATTGGTTGAAGATGAACCCTTTCTGGCCAAGGTCATCAAGGACAGTTTAGAGCAACGCAGCTATCAGGTTAGCCTGGTTGGTGATGGCCGAAATGCGTTTCGTCTGTTTGGGCAAGAGCTGTTTTCATTGTGTATTGTTGATGTCATGTTGCCCCAACTGGACGGGTTTACACTGGTCAAGCAGATACGGACGTTGAACAGTCAGGTTCCTGTACTTTTTCTAACCGCCCGCGTAGCCGATAAAGATGTCATTGAAGGATATAGCAGCGGGGGTAATGATTACCTGAAAAAACCATTCAGCCTAGACGAACTGTTTTTGCGGGTCAATGAGTTGTTGCGCAGGAATATTAATCCCGTTCCGGCGGCTGAAACGACCCTGCCGATTGGTCAGTATCAATTCGTTCCTCACACACAAATGCTACTGTTCCCCAACCAGAAAAACATTCGATTGTCCCACCGGGAAACTCAACTCCTGCAATTGCTGTACGGCCACAGAAATCAGGTCTTGGCTCGAAAGCAGGTTCTGTTAATGCTGTGGGGGGACGATACTATTTACAACGCTCGTACGATGGACGTCTTTATTACCAAATTGCGTAAGCACCTGAGGGCGGATCGTTCTGTTGAAATTGTCAACCTGAGAGGAGTAGGCTATAAGTTGATTTGCTGA
- a CDS encoding sensor histidine kinase: protein MKKHINWILVLMSLCVIGIIGLQLFWNYQNYRSTAYTFGRDINESLNTAVDLEMDQRHQQLVDQVKGWLADTSFIRITCDTQNRDSNTVFHINDRYPKFPGSKGLSFGITDFNAKLKHITPEARQILIDHFGDRIVKSDLKKGTVYYYTPRLGDRLTKAFDKSRVRLHSLDSIYRKILLSKAIRTSFSLNSRDTSGRVFLTRPVNADFRRPYRKELVQATFESPDSYFLKTMKWVILSTFSLIAVCLICFGYTAKTLLSQHKLAGLKDDFINNMTHELNTPIASIKITAEALKAFDYEPARQQEYLDIIGYQTEKLTNLTARILNANRFVAGTTQNWQPVELHGLIDKAIGDMAIRFADQQATITCEAPQEALLVFGEAISLLTVFTNIIDNALKYASPNLRLTISLMATNRWVEIRFADNGVGIPTEYRTKVFDPFFRVPQGNVHNVKGYGLGLSYVNKVLRQHRGSVTVGANEPTGSQFTVKLPLL, encoded by the coding sequence ATGAAAAAGCACATAAACTGGATCCTGGTGCTTATGTCGTTGTGCGTCATCGGCATAATCGGACTACAACTGTTCTGGAATTATCAGAATTACCGAAGCACAGCCTACACCTTTGGGCGGGATATAAACGAGTCGCTGAACACGGCGGTTGATTTGGAGATGGACCAGCGTCACCAGCAACTGGTCGATCAGGTCAAAGGCTGGCTGGCGGATACGTCGTTTATTCGTATTACCTGCGACACCCAGAATCGCGATAGCAATACTGTCTTTCACATCAACGACCGGTATCCAAAATTTCCGGGGAGTAAGGGGCTATCGTTTGGCATAACAGACTTCAACGCCAAACTCAAGCATATAACGCCTGAAGCCAGGCAGATACTCATCGACCACTTTGGTGATAGGATAGTCAAAAGTGATTTAAAAAAAGGGACTGTCTATTACTATACTCCTCGTTTGGGTGACCGCTTAACCAAAGCTTTTGACAAAAGTCGTGTGCGGCTGCACAGCCTAGATAGCATTTACCGAAAGATCCTTCTATCGAAGGCTATCAGGACTTCCTTTAGTCTCAATTCGCGGGATACCTCCGGCCGAGTTTTCCTCACCCGGCCCGTCAATGCTGATTTCCGCAGGCCTTATCGAAAGGAACTGGTACAGGCTACTTTTGAGAGCCCAGACAGCTACTTCCTAAAGACGATGAAGTGGGTCATTTTGTCCACATTTAGTCTGATCGCTGTTTGTCTGATTTGCTTCGGTTATACGGCCAAGACATTGCTTTCGCAGCATAAACTGGCCGGGTTGAAAGATGATTTCATCAACAACATGACCCATGAACTGAACACCCCGATTGCTTCTATTAAGATCACAGCTGAGGCTCTGAAAGCGTTCGATTATGAGCCAGCTAGACAGCAAGAATATCTGGATATTATCGGTTATCAGACGGAGAAATTGACGAACCTGACGGCCCGGATTTTAAACGCCAATCGGTTCGTGGCAGGGACTACCCAAAACTGGCAACCCGTTGAGCTACATGGGTTGATCGATAAAGCGATCGGGGATATGGCCATCCGGTTTGCCGATCAACAGGCTACCATTACCTGTGAAGCGCCCCAGGAAGCCTTACTGGTATTCGGCGAAGCCATTAGTTTGTTAACCGTATTCACCAACATAATCGACAATGCGCTGAAGTACGCATCCCCTAATCTTCGGCTCACCATTAGCCTGATGGCCACAAACCGCTGGGTGGAGATTAGGTTTGCTGATAACGGGGTGGGCATACCCACTGAATATCGAACCAAAGTATTTGACCCTTTCTTCCGGGTACCTCAGGGGAATGTGCATAATGTGAAAGGCTATGGACTGGGACTGAGTTACGTAAATAAGGTGCTCCGACAACACCGGGGTTCAGTAACCGTTGGCGCTAATGAGCCGACAGGTAGCCAGTTTACCGTTAAGCTGCCTTTGCTATGA
- a CDS encoding alpha/beta hydrolase, giving the protein MYLLKRPRTLFGQLLILFSFLLTLPLFAAKVDSLDVPSAIMKKNLRAVVVLPDAYASSARNKTTYPVLYLLHGGYGHFNDWITKTPDKTLIHRLTDQYNLIIVMPEGDVFSYYLDSPVVKDSQFETYLTKEVIDKIDNSYRTIRTPKGRAITGLSMGGYGALYLATRHPDLYCAAGSMSGALNLDMNTWKLPPDAFKNIRAEFEKILGSFSQSPDGWAAYSVVNMADKMKTNGLKLVIDCGVDDFLIEPNRELHRRLVFNQTPHDYSERPGGHSWEFWQNALPYQVLFFSKVLNGN; this is encoded by the coding sequence ATGTATTTACTGAAACGGCCTAGAACCCTCTTCGGACAGTTACTCATTCTGTTTAGTTTTCTATTGACTCTTCCACTCTTTGCGGCCAAAGTCGATTCGCTGGATGTGCCCAGTGCGATCATGAAAAAGAACCTGCGGGCGGTGGTCGTTTTACCCGATGCCTACGCATCGTCGGCCAGAAACAAAACGACCTACCCGGTGCTCTATCTACTCCACGGCGGCTATGGACACTTCAACGACTGGATCACCAAAACGCCGGACAAGACCCTGATTCACCGACTCACTGACCAATATAATCTCATCATTGTCATGCCCGAAGGGGACGTGTTCAGCTATTATCTGGACAGTCCCGTCGTCAAAGATAGCCAGTTTGAAACCTACCTGACCAAAGAGGTCATCGACAAAATCGATAATTCATACCGCACCATACGCACGCCGAAAGGCCGGGCCATTACGGGACTGTCGATGGGTGGCTATGGTGCGTTGTATTTAGCTACGCGTCACCCTGACCTTTACTGTGCGGCTGGCAGCATGAGTGGTGCTCTGAATCTGGACATGAACACCTGGAAACTGCCCCCCGATGCGTTCAAAAATATCCGGGCCGAATTCGAAAAGATTCTGGGCTCCTTCAGCCAGTCGCCCGATGGATGGGCCGCTTACTCAGTGGTGAACATGGCCGATAAAATGAAAACGAACGGCTTGAAACTGGTCATCGACTGTGGCGTGGATGATTTTCTGATCGAACCGAACCGGGAGTTACACCGTCGGCTGGTTTTTAACCAGACACCCCACGATTACAGCGAACGACCCGGCGGTCACAGTTGGGAGTTCTGGCAGAACGCCCTGCCCTATCAGGTGCTATTTTTCAGTAAAGTGCTGAACGGCAACTAG
- a CDS encoding redoxin family protein — protein MKKLIVCLLLTAHWGFAQPKNGQSVPNIAFNTVLNAPVKATTLEQLKGKIVLIEFWATWCGSCLEAMPHLKQLQQKYPQTVQVIAVTNETPKRTRQYLASRPSNLWFAVDSSQSIAGIFPHQLIPHTVLIGPDGKLIAQTMPQSITNGVIDSLLNQQRTHLPQKIDNSLTYEEILKTYFNAADTVRNRFVMQAEIKGSPGLHTTHLNDSVFKNRRLTCLNLPLTTLYRIAYGNFPYKRTINKTGSTDAASVYCLDLIVPNQDQLLPALRRELSSRFDMQIKVDPLLKEVNLLRITDQAKFNRIPRNKSGQRTYYSRHGEIDQHAITMVDFADYLETYGVGKSLVIDETRNAEKLDIKFSFQPEDPKSLLAILSEMGLSLVKEQRKVDMLVLHNPQ, from the coding sequence ATGAAAAAGCTGATTGTATGCCTGTTGCTTACCGCTCACTGGGGTTTTGCTCAGCCCAAAAATGGGCAGTCAGTACCCAATATAGCGTTCAATACGGTGTTGAACGCACCCGTAAAAGCAACCACCCTGGAGCAACTAAAGGGTAAGATTGTCCTGATCGAGTTCTGGGCCACCTGGTGCGGTTCCTGCCTGGAAGCGATGCCTCATTTAAAGCAGTTGCAACAAAAATACCCCCAGACTGTACAGGTCATCGCGGTAACCAACGAAACACCTAAACGCACCAGGCAGTACTTGGCCTCCCGCCCCTCCAATCTATGGTTCGCCGTAGATTCGAGCCAATCAATTGCGGGTATTTTCCCTCACCAGCTTATCCCTCATACGGTTTTAATTGGCCCTGATGGCAAGCTGATTGCTCAAACGATGCCCCAGTCGATTACGAACGGGGTGATCGATAGTCTACTGAATCAACAGCGTACCCATCTTCCCCAAAAAATAGACAATTCCCTAACCTACGAGGAAATACTAAAAACCTACTTCAATGCAGCGGATACCGTACGGAATCGGTTTGTCATGCAGGCTGAGATTAAAGGATCACCGGGCCTTCATACAACCCATCTCAACGATTCTGTCTTCAAAAACCGTCGCCTGACGTGTCTGAACCTGCCGTTGACAACGCTTTACCGGATTGCCTACGGTAACTTTCCGTATAAACGAACCATCAACAAAACGGGCAGTACCGATGCAGCTTCGGTCTATTGTCTTGATCTGATTGTACCCAATCAGGATCAGTTACTACCTGCTTTGCGAAGAGAGCTATCCAGCCGATTTGATATGCAAATCAAAGTAGATCCTCTGTTAAAAGAGGTAAACCTCTTACGAATAACGGATCAGGCGAAATTCAACCGAATCCCTCGAAATAAATCCGGCCAGCGGACCTACTATTCACGTCATGGCGAGATTGATCAACATGCCATAACGATGGTTGATTTCGCGGACTATTTGGAGACGTACGGAGTAGGTAAATCGTTGGTCATAGATGAAACACGAAATGCAGAAAAGTTAGATATTAAGTTTTCCTTTCAACCTGAAGATCCTAAAAGCCTCCTTGCCATTCTCTCCGAGATGGGTTTGTCGCTAGTAAAGGAACAGCGAAAAGTTGACATGCTCGTCTTACATAATCCACAATGA
- a CDS encoding CitMHS family transporter, protein MLSLVGFATITIFLVLIITKRLSVITALVLVPVFMGFLAGFGPNELGEMILAGIKQVAPTGILLMFAVLYFGMMLDVGLFDPIIAAIIRFVKGDPLKVILGTAVLTMIVHLDGDGTATFMIVMSAFLPIYKQLKINRLILPGIVALSVGPMHLVPWSGTSARAISTLKTDAPQLFNPNIPAIIAGIFWVLFVAYWFGLNERKRLGISELRYIHHENLTDEQRQFRRPNLFWVNAVLTIGLITILMKGWVPAPALFISAAVVALLINYPRLPDQQKVLRSHGNNIFMVSSMIFAAGVFSGILTGSKMIDAMATSLISLIPQQHAAWLPTLTALTSMPASLLFTPDAYYFGVVPILSQTAMQFGIDPLEIGRAALLGQMTVGFPVSPLTASTFLLVGLAEVDLGDHQKFILKWAFGTTVVMTLAALLTGSIHL, encoded by the coding sequence ATGCTTTCCCTAGTTGGCTTTGCCACCATTACCATTTTTTTGGTGCTGATCATCACCAAGCGTCTGTCCGTTATAACGGCGCTGGTGCTGGTACCGGTCTTCATGGGCTTTTTGGCCGGATTTGGTCCAAACGAATTAGGCGAGATGATTCTGGCCGGGATCAAACAGGTAGCACCAACGGGTATTCTGCTCATGTTTGCCGTGCTGTATTTCGGGATGATGCTCGATGTCGGGCTGTTCGACCCCATCATTGCGGCCATCATCCGTTTTGTGAAAGGCGATCCGCTGAAAGTCATTCTAGGAACGGCGGTATTGACCATGATCGTCCACCTCGACGGTGATGGAACAGCCACGTTCATGATCGTCATGTCCGCTTTTTTACCTATCTACAAACAACTGAAGATTAATCGATTGATCCTGCCGGGGATCGTCGCGCTGAGCGTAGGCCCGATGCACCTTGTGCCCTGGTCCGGCACCTCGGCAAGGGCTATCTCGACGCTAAAAACCGATGCTCCTCAATTGTTCAACCCGAATATTCCGGCGATTATAGCGGGCATTTTCTGGGTACTTTTTGTGGCTTACTGGTTTGGATTGAACGAGCGAAAACGGCTGGGCATTAGTGAACTGCGTTATATTCATCACGAAAATCTAACCGATGAGCAACGACAGTTCCGTCGCCCGAATCTTTTCTGGGTCAATGCTGTGCTGACTATTGGTCTCATCACAATACTCATGAAAGGCTGGGTACCCGCACCGGCGTTGTTCATTTCAGCCGCGGTTGTCGCGCTGTTGATCAATTATCCCCGCTTACCCGATCAGCAGAAAGTGCTCCGAAGCCACGGCAACAATATTTTCATGGTGTCGAGTATGATCTTTGCAGCCGGTGTCTTCTCAGGAATTCTAACCGGTTCCAAAATGATCGACGCCATGGCAACCTCCCTTATTTCGCTGATTCCCCAGCAACACGCGGCCTGGCTACCTACCCTGACAGCCCTCACGAGCATGCCTGCGAGTCTGCTTTTTACACCAGACGCTTATTATTTCGGGGTTGTACCGATCCTGAGCCAGACCGCCATGCAATTTGGCATCGACCCGCTGGAAATCGGGCGAGCGGCTTTATTAGGCCAAATGACAGTCGGTTTTCCGGTAAGTCCGTTGACGGCTTCGACGTTCCTGCTGGTGGGTCTGGCTGAAGTCGATTTGGGGGATCATCAAAAGTTTATTCTTAAATGGGCCTTCGGCACGACGGTAGTGATGACACTGGCGGCCCTCTTAACCGGCTCCATTCATTTATGA
- a CDS encoding AtuA-related protein, with protein MITKLYDIAHSRAGDKGNTLTLSLIPYNADDYPLLCTQVTAEAVKRHLADIVAGEITRYELPNLPALQFVCQQALTGGVTTSLTMDTHGKSLSFALLEMLIEC; from the coding sequence ATGATTACCAAGCTCTACGACATTGCCCACAGCCGGGCGGGTGACAAAGGCAATACGCTGACGCTCTCGCTCATTCCCTATAACGCCGACGACTATCCCCTACTCTGCACTCAGGTTACGGCGGAGGCCGTCAAACGGCATCTGGCCGATATTGTAGCGGGCGAGATCACCCGGTACGAATTGCCCAACCTGCCCGCGCTTCAGTTCGTTTGCCAGCAGGCGCTGACGGGTGGGGTGACAACATCGCTCACCATGGATACACACGGTAAAAGTCTAAGTTTTGCCCTACTGGAAATGTTGATAGAATGCTAG
- a CDS encoding AAA family ATPase, with protein sequence MVISFNSIKGGVGKSTLAVNFAAWLAKEGHDVLLVDGDEQETASDFTAWREQTLGNTGFTLVNMTGANLRKQVESMRSKYDHIVIDTGGRDTTSQRAALSVADVAMIPFVPRSFDLWTISKVLEIIDEIQAIRTEPLIPYAFLSRADIKSADNREVSQALAGFEQLIFLPYLICNRKAFSNAAGVGLAVFETEMPDLKAVAEINELFNHVLYGHNTSTTA encoded by the coding sequence GTGGTGATCTCTTTTAATTCGATTAAGGGTGGAGTTGGTAAAAGCACTTTGGCCGTCAATTTTGCCGCATGGCTAGCCAAGGAAGGACACGATGTGCTACTTGTTGATGGTGATGAACAAGAGACAGCTTCCGACTTTACAGCATGGCGGGAGCAAACCCTAGGTAACACTGGATTTACGCTCGTAAATATGACAGGGGCAAACTTGAGGAAGCAGGTCGAGAGCATGCGTTCAAAGTACGATCATATCGTGATCGACACCGGGGGTAGGGACACCACCAGTCAGCGCGCAGCGCTTTCAGTGGCCGATGTTGCTATGATCCCTTTTGTACCCCGTAGCTTTGATTTATGGACGATAAGTAAGGTCCTTGAGATAATCGATGAAATTCAAGCTATTCGCACTGAACCGCTAATTCCTTATGCATTCTTAAGCCGAGCTGATATCAAAAGTGCAGACAATCGGGAGGTTTCTCAGGCGCTGGCTGGTTTCGAGCAATTGATTTTTTTGCCTTACCTCATTTGTAATCGTAAAGCATTTAGTAATGCAGCAGGGGTAGGGCTTGCTGTCTTCGAAACAGAAATGCCTGATTTAAAAGCTGTCGCTGAAATAAATGAACTCTTTAACCATGTACTATATGGCCACAACACTTCCACCACCGCGTAA
- a CDS encoding carboxylesterase/lipase family protein: MNSRTILSSLLVIALPLLAVGQAKTGSADPIVAGKGIATVPTESGPVRGYSHNGTFTFKGIPYAKAERFMAPTKPDSWTGVRSSMTYGPVCPMDVTTSTYDEIEFPFHHNWGYTNENCLSLNVWTPEINNAKKRPTDGRPVMVWLHGGGFTAGSSVELPSYDGENLTKKGDVVVVTVNHRLNVLGYLDLSAYGEKYKNAANAGLMDLVSALQWVQQNIAQFGGDPNNVTIFGQSGGGGKVTSLMNAPSAKGLFHKAIVQSGSYITSFTEPDLARQVSAALLTELNLQPNQIDSLQKVPYERLNAASKKALRTVADKLKADGKSAAGLGWGPVHDGHFLPYQPNEPAAIALSKTIPLLVGSTKNEFTPFNPGTRDLTMEGARANLQKKYGDKAETYMAAVKKAYPETVKPSDYTDIDVNFRPLTVQQANAKAITGAAPVYMYLFTWQSPVMDGIYKAMHCMELPFVFDNIALCEEMTGGGKAAHTLAGKMSQAWISFARTGNPNHKGLPTWPAYTPENGATMMLDNTNQVKNHPDKELLQIATGKSL; the protein is encoded by the coding sequence ATGAATAGCAGAACAATCCTTTCGTCCCTGTTGGTAATCGCCTTGCCCCTGCTGGCTGTTGGACAGGCTAAAACCGGATCGGCCGACCCCATCGTGGCTGGCAAAGGTATCGCTACCGTACCCACCGAATCCGGTCCGGTTCGGGGTTATAGCCACAACGGCACCTTTACGTTCAAAGGCATTCCTTACGCCAAGGCCGAACGCTTTATGGCCCCGACGAAACCCGATTCGTGGACGGGCGTTCGCTCGTCGATGACCTACGGGCCCGTTTGCCCGATGGACGTAACCACAAGCACCTACGATGAGATTGAATTTCCGTTTCATCACAACTGGGGCTACACCAACGAAAACTGTCTGAGCCTGAACGTCTGGACGCCCGAAATCAATAACGCAAAAAAACGCCCCACGGATGGCCGCCCCGTCATGGTCTGGCTACACGGGGGGGGCTTCACGGCCGGTTCGTCAGTTGAGCTACCGTCGTATGATGGCGAAAACCTGACCAAAAAAGGGGACGTGGTCGTTGTTACAGTCAATCACCGCTTAAATGTGCTGGGTTATCTGGATCTGTCAGCTTACGGGGAGAAGTACAAAAACGCGGCCAATGCGGGTCTGATGGACCTGGTATCGGCCTTGCAGTGGGTGCAGCAGAACATTGCCCAGTTTGGGGGCGATCCCAATAACGTAACCATCTTCGGCCAGTCGGGCGGGGGCGGCAAGGTAACCAGTCTCATGAATGCTCCTTCCGCAAAGGGCCTGTTTCACAAAGCCATTGTGCAGAGTGGTAGCTACATCACCAGCTTTACCGAACCCGATCTGGCCCGGCAGGTAAGTGCCGCCCTGCTTACGGAATTAAATTTACAGCCTAATCAGATCGACTCTCTGCAAAAAGTGCCGTACGAACGGCTGAATGCAGCCAGCAAAAAAGCCCTGCGTACGGTAGCAGACAAGTTGAAAGCCGATGGAAAATCAGCCGCCGGGCTGGGCTGGGGACCGGTTCATGATGGCCACTTTCTGCCGTATCAACCCAATGAGCCGGCCGCGATAGCCCTGTCGAAAACGATTCCACTGCTTGTCGGATCGACCAAAAATGAGTTTACCCCCTTCAATCCGGGCACCCGTGATCTGACGATGGAAGGTGCCCGGGCCAACCTGCAAAAAAAATACGGCGATAAGGCAGAAACGTACATGGCAGCCGTGAAGAAGGCGTATCCCGAAACGGTCAAGCCGTCTGATTACACTGACATCGACGTTAATTTCCGTCCACTCACGGTTCAGCAGGCCAATGCCAAAGCCATTACGGGGGCGGCTCCGGTGTACATGTATCTGTTCACCTGGCAGTCGCCGGTGATGGATGGTATTTACAAAGCCATGCACTGTATGGAGCTGCCTTTCGTGTTCGACAACATTGCCCTCTGCGAAGAAATGACGGGCGGTGGCAAAGCGGCACATACGCTGGCTGGTAAAATGAGCCAGGCTTGGATATCCTTCGCCAGAACGGGTAACCCAAATCACAAGGGCCTACCCACATGGCCTGCCTACACACCCGAAAATGGAGCAACCATGATGCTCGACAACACGAATCAGGTGAAAAATCATCCCGATAAAGAGCTGTTGCAGATCGCTACGGGCAAGTCGCTGTAG
- a CDS encoding replication initiation protein, whose translation MATFLFIWLPLINELILDETLKNMKREASITDKPGAQIKIFEIESTQILKLASVVQEPLDLLLAKNKHKLSVIDRRVYWYILAKMGELQTANRDEPLPIPAENLIFSIPVRDLYLTKPDALFSDEDSAVKRKSKQRGILTNKLTYSNFEAIAQQLIEKSIITVDHMDIIDPTKRKVGAIAIFPRVFYENGHLEVHVDRLIVPAMCTLGKGYAKFRRESAMSLGRDYSQILYVRLCRFLDLHLWRVKVVDLKEILEATSYERYSNFKQKVLTPCIEEINQRTDIHVECKEVRVGRAVDTLHFSIYLKQDKTNQQNQKQLRQEIDTDLRESILTLNLPLRQANVQAILSKRYTFSVVQQKAILAEETKLDKFIELDYKIVNGLLKIKTTPTRYIASILFPIKTGDSPLKLTFE comes from the coding sequence ATGGCAACTTTCTTATTTATTTGGTTGCCATTGATAAATGAATTAATTTTAGACGAGACTCTTAAAAACATGAAACGAGAAGCATCTATTACGGATAAACCTGGGGCTCAGATCAAGATTTTTGAAATTGAGTCTACACAGATTCTAAAACTCGCTTCAGTAGTTCAAGAACCACTCGATTTGTTACTGGCGAAGAATAAACATAAACTTTCTGTCATTGATCGCCGTGTTTATTGGTATATTCTAGCAAAGATGGGTGAGTTACAAACTGCGAATCGGGACGAGCCGTTACCAATTCCAGCGGAGAATCTTATCTTCTCAATCCCTGTTCGAGATCTTTACTTAACTAAGCCTGATGCATTATTTTCAGATGAAGATTCAGCTGTTAAGCGCAAATCTAAACAGCGAGGAATTTTAACTAATAAGCTAACCTACTCAAACTTCGAAGCTATTGCTCAACAATTAATTGAAAAATCGATAATAACCGTTGATCATATGGATATTATCGATCCTACAAAACGTAAAGTTGGAGCTATAGCTATTTTCCCTCGCGTATTTTATGAAAATGGACATTTAGAGGTTCATGTCGATCGCCTAATAGTTCCTGCAATGTGTACTCTTGGTAAAGGTTATGCTAAGTTTAGACGAGAGTCTGCAATGTCGCTTGGTCGCGATTATTCACAAATTTTATATGTACGGCTTTGCCGTTTCTTAGATCTCCACCTATGGCGAGTAAAAGTTGTCGATCTTAAAGAAATCTTAGAAGCGACCAGCTATGAACGATACTCAAATTTTAAACAAAAAGTACTCACACCATGCATTGAAGAAATCAATCAACGAACAGATATACATGTTGAATGCAAGGAAGTGCGAGTGGGTAGAGCAGTTGATACATTGCATTTTTCAATCTATTTAAAGCAAGACAAAACAAATCAACAGAATCAAAAACAACTTCGCCAAGAGATAGACACTGATTTACGAGAAAGTATCCTTACATTGAATTTACCGCTACGCCAAGCAAATGTTCAGGCCATTCTCTCCAAACGTTACACCTTTTCTGTAGTGCAACAAAAGGCAATTCTAGCAGAAGAAACAAAGCTTGATAAATTTATTGAGCTTGACTACAAAATCGTTAATGGTCTGCTGAAAATAAAGACAACCCCCACCCGCTATATTGCATCAATTCTCTTCCCGATCAAAACAGGAGATTCTCCGCTTAAATTAACTTTCGAATAG
- a CDS encoding acyclic terpene utilization AtuA family protein — MKTSIRIGCGAGFSGDRLEPALVLVQQGGLDYLVLECLAERTIALAQKRKRQDATLGYDPLLERRIESLLPHLSEKKVRLITNMGAANPLAAAQKIIEIAQRLSLPVTVVAVTGDDVFGLLSGSETALETGKPLSDSGPLLSANAYMGVDAILPALATSADIIITGRVADPSLFLAPLVHEFGWSTDDCNQLGQGTVIGHLLECAGQLTGGYFADPGRKDVPDMAHLGHPFADVSPDGTAIFGKVTGTGGILNLATAKEQLLYEVMDPSRYITPDVVADFTQVQLSEIGPNQVQASGGRGRPRPDTLKVSVGYEAGFIGEGEISYAGSNALGRAKLAGSIIRERLQDRFTDLRIDYIGSTSVHRTSFGQDSDPYEIRLRIAGKATTAQQAALVGEEVEALYTNGPAGGGGARKYIHELVGIISTFIDRNQLVPQVTLFHA, encoded by the coding sequence ATGAAAACGTCTATTCGCATTGGGTGCGGGGCTGGCTTTTCCGGCGACCGGCTCGAACCAGCTCTCGTGCTGGTTCAGCAAGGTGGGTTAGATTATCTGGTGCTGGAATGCCTGGCTGAACGCACCATTGCGCTGGCGCAGAAACGAAAACGACAGGATGCTACGTTGGGCTACGATCCCCTGCTGGAACGACGAATTGAAAGCCTGTTGCCGCACCTTTCAGAAAAGAAGGTCCGCCTGATCACCAACATGGGTGCGGCTAATCCGCTGGCGGCTGCCCAAAAAATTATTGAAATTGCGCAACGGTTATCGCTCCCGGTAACGGTAGTGGCTGTCACCGGCGACGATGTGTTCGGCCTACTTTCGGGTAGCGAAACAGCCCTGGAAACGGGAAAGCCGTTATCCGATTCGGGGCCGCTTCTTTCGGCCAATGCCTACATGGGCGTCGATGCCATTTTACCGGCGCTGGCGACTTCTGCCGATATTATTATTACGGGCCGCGTGGCCGACCCATCCCTCTTTCTGGCTCCGCTAGTTCACGAATTCGGCTGGTCGACGGACGATTGCAACCAGTTGGGACAAGGTACCGTTATTGGTCATTTGCTGGAATGCGCGGGGCAACTCACGGGTGGGTACTTCGCCGATCCGGGCCGCAAAGACGTACCCGATATGGCGCATCTGGGCCACCCTTTCGCCGATGTGTCGCCGGATGGTACGGCTATTTTCGGTAAAGTAACCGGTACAGGGGGTATACTGAATCTGGCAACCGCCAAAGAGCAACTGCTCTATGAAGTGATGGACCCCAGCCGCTATATCACGCCCGATGTAGTGGCTGACTTTACGCAGGTGCAGTTATCAGAAATTGGACCAAACCAAGTCCAGGCTTCGGGTGGTCGGGGACGTCCCCGACCCGATACCCTCAAAGTGAGCGTGGGTTACGAAGCTGGCTTTATCGGCGAAGGCGAAATTTCGTACGCCGGTTCAAACGCCCTCGGCCGCGCAAAACTGGCCGGATCCATTATCCGGGAGCGGCTACAGGACCGGTTTACCGATCTACGAATCGACTACATTGGTAGCACGTCGGTGCACCGAACCAGTTTTGGTCAAGACTCCGACCCTTACGAAATTCGGCTCCGCATAGCCGGAAAAGCAACCACCGCGCAACAGGCGGCTTTGGTTGGCGAAGAAGTCGAAGCCCTCTACACGAACGGACCCGCTGGTGGGGGGGGCGCCCGCAAATACATTCATGAATTGGTGGGCATTATCTCGACGTTCATCGACCGCAACCAATTAGTGCCACAGGTAACGCTATTTCATGCATGA